The genomic region CCACGACCTGCAGGTCCGGGTCCTGGTTCAGTGCTTCGCTGATGAGCTGTCGGCAGATGAGTGAGTCATCGACCACCAGCACCGACACTTTCTTGCCCATTGCCTGTGCATACCCCGTGCGCGCTTCGGGAGTATACCCAATGCTCGCGCCACGCTCAGGGGAGCTTCACCCCAGTAACCGCTTCACCACATCCACCAGGTCCTGACGGACCAAATCCCCCTTGGTGATGTAGCCATCCGCCCCCGCCGCCAACCCCCGCTGCCGGTCCTCCTCGCCTCCTCGGGTTGTGAGAATGATGACTGGCAACCGGTTCAGGGTCTCGTGGCTCTTGAGCTGGCGGGTCAATTCCAGCCCATCCAATCCCGGCATTTCCAGGTCCGTCACCACCAGATCCGCCGGGGCGTGGGACAGGATGTGCAGCGCCTCGACGCCATCCGAGGCGGTGGTGATGTCATATCCGACCGCCTCCAGCAGGGCCGAGATGAGCTCCCGGGTCAGGGGTGAGTCATCCACGACCAGGATGCGGCGGCGCTGGGCCTCGGGGGCCCGGGCCACGGCGCGCGGCAGCCTCAGGGCCACGGAGCCCTGGGCACTGGCGGTGAGGTAGGCGGCCGACACCACCATCGCCAGCTTGCCGTCGGCCAGGGTGGTGGCGCCCGCGAGGTGGGCGAAGCGCCCCAGCAGGCCCCTCAGGGGCAGGATGGCCTGGACGCGCTCCTCCAGGACGCGCTCCACGGCCAGGGCGGCGGTGGCCCCCTGGCTGCGCACCACGAGCACCAGCTCCCCTTCGCTCGGGGACCGCTCCGGGGCCAGCCCCAGCACGGAGGAGAGGTGGGCGAAGGGCAGCACCCGGCCCTCCACATCCAGCGTGGGCCGCCCGGCCACCTCGCCGAGCTGGGCCAGATCCAACTTGAGCGCCTGGGAGACGTGGGTGGCGCTCAGCGCCAGCGTCTCCTGGCCCACCTTCACGAAGAGCAGGGGCGCCACCGTGAGGGAGACCGGGACGCGCACCTCGAAGATGGTGCCCACCCCCACCGCGGACACGACGCTCGCGTCGCCGCCCAGCCCCTGCACCGCGCTGCGCACGGCGTCCAACCCCACACCCCGGCCCGACAGGTCCGTGGCCACCTCGCGGGAGGAGAAGCCGGAGAGGAAGACGAGATCCCTCGCCGCCGCATCGCTGAGCGCGCTCGCGGCCGTCTCGTCCAGGAAGCCCCGGCGCACCGCCACCCGGCGCAGCATGGCCGGATCCAACCCCATGCCGTCGTCCTCCACCCGCAGGACGATGCGGTTGCCCTCGCGCGTGGCGCGCAGCGTCAAACAGCCCTTGGGCCGCTTGCCCGCGGCGACGCGGTCCACGCGCGTCTCCAGGCCGTGGTCCAGCGCGTTGCGGATGAGGTGCAAGAGCGGCTCCCGGAGCGCCTCCACCACGGCCCGGTCGGCGCGGGTGTCCTCGCCGTCCACCACCAGCTCCACCTCCTTGCCCAGCTCGCGCGCCAGGTCGCGCACCACGCGGGGATAGGGCTCGAAGAGCACCGAGAGCGGCAGCATGCGGATGCGGTGCACCTCCTCCACCGCTTGCCCCAGGTCCCGCAGCTCCTCGTTGGCCAGCAGCTTCGCCTCGCGGTGAAGCTCGGCCGCCAGCTCCTTGGCCTTGCCCAGGCGGGCCGCCAGCGCGGCGCCCACCGGGCCCAGGTCCTCGGCCTCGCGCGCCAGGAGCGTCAGCTCGCGCGTCAACTGGAGCCTTCGCGCGTTGGCCAGCTCCCGCCGGCGCGCCACGTGGGACAGGTTGGTGGCCGCGCTGGTGAGCAGGTCCAGGCTCTGCGCGTCGATGCGGATCGAGCCGTCCGCCCGGGCATCCTGCGAGCGCTGCGGCGTGGCCCGGGCCGGGGCCGGTTTGGAGGGGTCCGGCATCCGCGGAATCGTCTCCGCCACCAGGTGGGTGGCAGGCCCGGCGCCCGCGATGCTGGCGCTGGAGGACGGCTCGGGAAGGCCCTCGCCGGCGGGCAGGGGCACCGGCGTCCACAGCTTGCGCCCCGCGCCCCCCCGGGTCTCCCCGGGCCGGACCCCGTTGGCCGTCCGGGGCGTGGCCATCAGGGCGGCGCTCACCGGCACCGGGGGCGGGGTCGGCGTTCGCGGGGCCTGCGGCCGGGAGGGGGCCGCCGGGGCCGCGGCCACGGGCGGGGCCGCCGGGAGGGAGGCGTCCGGCACGGGCGGCACCGCCAGGAAGCGGCTCTGCTCGATGCGGGTGCGCTCCCGGAGCACGGCCACCAGCTTGGCCACCTCGGGGGAGCTGTCCGAGGCCAGCATTCCCGACAGGGCGATCACCGCATCGGAGGACTTCAGCAGCGCGTCGGCGGACTCGTGCGAGAAGGCGTACTGGGCGGGCTCGATGGCGCGCACCAGCTCCTCCATCTCGTGCACCAGGGTGTTGATGCGGTCGAAGCCCATCATCCGGGCCTCGCCCTTGAGGCCGTGGAGATCCCGGAGCACCTTGCGCCCCGTCTCCACATCGCCCCCGGACTCCAGCGTGAGGATGAAGGCGCTGATGCGCCCCAGCCGCTCCTCGACCAGGTCCCGGAACTTCTTCAGCAGCCGGTCACGCGGGGTCGTCACCCGTCACCCCGCGGCGGGACCTGGCCAATCTGGAACCGCTCCACCACGGCGCGCAAGTCCAGCGCCAGCACCAGCAAGTCCCCGTTGGCGGTGCTCACCTGCTTGGTGGCATTGAGGCTCTGCTGGGTGATGCGCAGGATGTCCGCCATGGTGTCGGCGAGCTGGTCGGTGCCCGTCTGCTGCTGCTGGGTCGCCAGGGAGATGGAGCGCACCGCGTCGGAGGTCTGGCTGGCCAGCTCCACGATTTGCTTGAGCGACTCGGAGACCTGCTGCGCCAGCGAGGTGCCCGTCTCCGTGGCGCGCACGCCGCCGTCCGTGGCGGCCACCGCGGCGCGCGAGGCCTCGCGCACCTCCTCGATGAGCCCCTCGATTTCCTTGGTGGACTCCAGCACGTTCTCGGCGAGCCGCCGCATCTCCGCGGCCACCAGCGAGAAGCCCCGGCCCACCTCGCCCGCCTTGGTGCCCTCCAGCTCCGCGTTGAGCGCCAGCAGGTCCGACTTGTCGGCCACGCCGTTGATGAACTCGACGATTTTTCCGATCTGCTGCACGCGCTTGTTGAGCCGGTTCACCGCCGAGGCGATGGCCTGGTTGTCGTTGCGCATGCGGCCCATGGAGGCGAGGAAGGCCTCGGCGCTGCCCTGGCCCGCCTCGGCCGCCGCCAGCGTGCGGTGGGCGATCTCCGACACCGAGCCGGCGTTCTCGGCGATCTGCCGCGCGCTCCGGGCCAGCTCTTCCGTGGTGGCGCTCGTCTCGTCCAGGGAGCTGGCCTGCTCGGAGGCCCCGGCCTCGTAGCGGCCCGAGGTGGCGAGAATCTCCTCGGTGGTGGCGCTGATCTGCGCGCCGGCGCGCTGGAGCTGGGAGAGCACGTCCGCCAGGTGCGCGCGCATCATCGCGAACGCGGCGGAGACGGACCACACCTCGTCCTCGGCGGGGATGAGGTGCGGGGCGGCCAGGTCCCCATCGGCGATGCGCCGCGCCTCGTCCGCGAGCTGGCGGATGGGGCGCCCCAGGAGCGTGCCGCCCAGGTACGCGGTGGTGAGCGCCATCGCGAAGACGAGCAGGCACAGCAGCCCGCCGGAGGTGAAGGCCTCCATCTGAAGCGCCTGCGCGCGCGCAGCCTGGAGCTGAAGGGGCGAGGTGAGCACGCGCTCGTAGGCCTGGTCCGCCAGGGCCGAGGCCAGCCGCGAGCAGAACACCGCGGGCGTCACCACGGAGATGATGGTGAAGAGCACCAGCCGCCCGCGGATCTGCGCCCGGCGCGGCATGGCGGCGATGACCTGCTGCTGGCTGAGGCCCAGCTCCGTCAGCCACAGCATCACCTGGCGCGCCCGCAGGGTCACCAGGCAGTGCACGAGCAGCGAGGTGATGGGCCCGAAGAGCACGCCCAGGCCAACAATGCCCAGCCCCGCGCTCCAGCCTCCCCCGCCCACGATGCCCACCACCACGCCCAGGAGCATGGAGCACAGCAGCCAGCTGAGGATGGACTTGACGAAGGTGGCATCCGCCACGCTGGCCGCCTCCACCATGGCGCGCGCCAGGCGCTCCTGCGAGGCCACCACCTCGCCGCGCTCCAGGATGCGCAGGCCCCGCAGGCGCCGCAGCAGCAGGGAGACGCCCGTGCCCGTCACGGCGGCACACAGCGCCATGCCCAGCCCCACGAACAGGTGGAAGCTGCCGCTCAGCCGGTCGCCCAGCGTGAGCCAGGCGTAGTGGCACGAGAGCGCGACCCCGACCGCGGTGGCCAGGGGCACGGGGGCAATCAGACGGAGGCTGTAGGACCCCCGGGAACGGGCGCGTCGCTCGCTCATCGGCTCAGCCCTCCCTGCCCGCGAGGTGGAAGCGGTCCACCACGAGTTTCAAGTCCCGCGCCAGCGAGGACAGGTCGCTGTTGGCGGCCACCATCTGCTTGGTCGCAGCCGCGTTCTGCTCGGTGACGCGCAGGATGTCCCCCATGGCGGCGGCGAGCTGGTCGGTGCCCGTCTGCTGCTGCTGGGTGGCCAGGGAAATGGAGCGCACCGCGTGCGAGGTCTGCCGCGCCAGCTCCAGGATGAGGCTCAGGCTCTCGTCCACCTGGGCCGCCAGGAGCGTGCCCGCATCGGTCGTCTTCAGCCCTGCCTCCGTGGCCATCACCGCCGCGTGGGTGGCATCGCGGATCTCCTCGATGAGCTGCTCGATGGTGCGCGTGGAGCGGAGGACGTTCTCGGCGAGCCTGCGCATCTCCGCGGCCACCAGCGAGAAGCCCCGGCCCACCTCGCCCGCCTTGGTGCCCTCCAGCTCCGCGTTGACGGCCAAAAGGTCCGTCTTGTCGGCGATCTCGTTGATGAACTCCACCACCTTGCCGATCTGCTGCACGCGCTTGTTGAGCCGCACCACCGCGTCCGCGATGGACTGGTTGTCCTCCTTCATCCGCTGCATGGCGGTGAGGAAGGCGGCCGCGTTGCGCTGGCCCCCTTGCGCGGCCGCGAAGGTGCGCTCGGCGATGCCGGCCACGGACTCGGCGTTGCCGGCGATCTGCTGCGCGCTCCGGGCCAGCTCCTCCGTGGTGGCGCTCGTCTCGTTGAGCGAGCTGGCCTGCTCGTCGGCCCCCGTCTCCTGCTCGCCGGAGGTGGCCACCAGCTGCTCGGTGGTGCTGGAGATCTGCATGCCCGCGCGCCGCATCTGCGCGAGCGCCTGGCCGAGCTGCGCCTGCATCTGCACGAAGGCGGCCGAGGCCGACCACATCTCGTCCTCGGCGGGGATGACGCGCGGGGGGCGCAAGTCGCCCCGGGCAATGCGGGTGGCATCCTCGGTGATGGCCTGCAGCGGCTCGGCCAGCACGGCCCCGCCCGCGTACGCGGTGCTCAGCACCAGCAGGATGACGAGCGCCATCAACAGGCCCATGGCCAGCCCGCCCTCGCCCCGGAACTGGGAAATCACCGCCACCTGCGCCTGCGGATCCTGCACCCGCACCATCTGGTCCAGCACCCGCACCGAGCGGTGGATGGTCAGATCGAGGATGAAGATGGACGGGCTGAGCACCGCGATGGCGGTGAACAGCACCAGCCGCTGGCGGACCTTCTGCCGCCGCGGCGGCACCGCGGCGATGAACTCCAGCGCCGACAGCCCCTCGTCCGCGATGCGCTCGGCGGCCTTGCGGCTGCGGCGCACCACCAGGAGGTACACGAGCAGTGCGCTCAGGGGCGCCAGCGACATGCCCGCCAGGGCGATGCGCATGCCCACCTTCCACGCCACCCCCATCAGGGGCGGAAAGAGCACGGCCACCAGCAGCACGCCGCCCAGCCACCCCTGGAGCGTGAACCAGAAGCACCGCTCCGGCACCGAGCGGGCCTCCTGGAGCGCCTCGCGCAGGTGCTGCTGCTGGTGGGGCACCCGGCCCTGCTCCAGCGCCCACAGCACCTTGAGGGCGCGGCGCTCCAGCACCGTGACGAGCGCCAGCGCCAGCGCCACCGCCACCGCCACCATCCCCAGGAAGGGGCCCCAGTACGCGGGCGCGTCGATGGCGCTCGAGAGCGGCCCGTACACCAGCACGAGCACCCCCCCCAGCCCCCCACTGACCCACGAGGGCTGAGTCATCCAACGTGCCAGCCCCTTCAAGCCCGGCTCGGCGGTCATGCGGCCTCCTGCGAGGAGCCCGCGAGAAAGTGCTCGAACTCCACCAGGCTCACCAGGGGCCAGAGCAGGCCGCGCGCCAGGATGAAGCCCAGCAGGCTCCCCCCGGCGGCACGGCCCAAGAGAGAGGGCAGGCCCAGGATCAGGTGCGGCTCGGTGTCGATTTCGAGCGTGTCCACGCCCACGCCCTCGCCCGGGCGGGACAGGAGCACCCGGACCGGGTCCGAGCGGTGGCCGAAGGCCAGGCCCGCGGCGCGCGAGCGTCCGTCCAGGGCCGAGGGCAGATCAATGCTGGTCACGTCCTGTGCCAGGAACGCGATGCGATCCGCGCCCGCATGGCACAGCAGGATGCCGGAAGCGCGCGAGGCCAACATGGCTCACGCCCCCTGACTGAGGTAGTCAAACAGCCCCTCGGGCTCGATGACGGCCACGTCCCGCTGGGCGCCCTTGGCCGGGCCGCGCAGGTGCACATGCACGCCGCTGGCGCCCAGGGGCTCCAGCGTGCCCGTCACCTGGGAGACGCCCGCCACGGTGCTGGCCGTCAGCGCCAGGGTGCCGCGCGGCAGGCGCACCAGCACCGCCCGCCGCGTGGACTGGCTGCCCTTGCCCACCAGCAGGCCGATGTCCACCACCGGGATGACCTCTCCCCGGTGGGCGAACACCCCCAGCAGGTGAACGGGAGCGCCGGGCACCCGCGTCAGCTCCGGAAAGGTGACCACCTCCGCCGCGCTCTCCGCAGGCACCGCATACCAGCTGCTCCCACATGCAAACACAAGGTAGGACTGTCTCGCTTCAGGCTCGATGAGGCCCATCGCGCGGCAGCCTACCTCAGATCAGCGCTGGAACTCGACGCGGCGATTCTGGGCCCACGCCTCCTCGTCCGAGGCGCTGGTAAGCGGGCGCGTCTCGCCGTAGCCCACGGTGGCCAGGCGGCCCGCGGGAACGCCCAGGTCGGTCAGGTAGCGCTTGACCGAGGCGGCGCGGCGGTTGGACAGCTGGAGGTTGTACTCCTCGGTGCCGCGGTCGTCGGCGTGGCCCTGCAGGGTGATGCGGCCCGAGGAGGCCTTGATGCAGTCGGCCAGCGCGGAGAGCCGGCCCTGGGCCTCGGAGTCCAGGGAGAACTCGTTGAAGCCAAAGCGCACCGGCTCCCAGCTGCAGGCGCCAGCCTGCGCCGTCACGCACTGGCCGCCCTTGCACTCCTGGCCCTCGCCGCAGTCGCTGTTGGCCGAGCAGGTGTTGGTGGGCGCCTGGCACCGGCCGCGCTCGCACTTGCTGCCGCCGGGGCACTGCGCATCATCCTTGCACTGGGCGTCGGTGCACTTGCCCACTTCGCAGATCCGCCCCGAGCCGCACTGGGTATCGGTCGTGCACTCCGGAGGCTTGGGCACGCACTTGTTGGCCTGGCAGGTGAAGCCCTCCTTGCAGTTGGCGTCCGTGGCACACTCCTGGCACTGGCCCTGGACACACACCTCGCCCCGCTCCTGGCACTGATCATCCTTGTCGCAGTTGGGGTACGCCTTCGGACAGCCGGAGAGCACTGCCACGGCGAGGGCGAGCCCCGCCACCATCGAGATCCGACGCATCGTTCACTCCAAAATCCGGTCAATACCCGTCTTCTTTGAGACAGGTTCCCCGGCCCGCGTGTAGTCGCAGCAAGCCATTGAGTCAAAGCAATTTGTCCCCGCCTGGGTCTTCCCCGTCCCTCCCCCCCAAGGCCTTGGGAATCCTTGGGAATCATTGAATCGCCAAGGGGTTTCCCGGACAGTGGGCGCCAGGGCCACACCCGCCGCCCCCGAGGTCTTCCGCGCCATGCCCGCCTCCGTGCTCATCGTCGATGACGAGAAGAACATCCTGCTCACCTTGAGCCAGTCCTTGCAGCTGGCGGGCTACCGCACGGAGCTGGCCAGCTCCGGCCAGGTGGCGCTGGATGTCGTCTCCGCGCGCCCCGTGGACGCGGTGCTCATGGACGTGAAGATGCCCGACATGGATGGGCTCACGGCGCTCGCGCGGCTCCAGGCGCTCAAGCCGGAGCTGCCCGTCATCATGATGTCGGGCCACGGCACCATCGACACCGCGGTGAAGGCCACGCAGCTGGGCGCGCGCGACTTCCTGGAGAAGCCCCTGGCGCGCGACAAGCTGCTCGTGGCGCTGCGCAACGCGCTCAAGCACCAGGCGGTGATGGAGGAGCTGCAGGAGCTGCGCGCGCAGATGGGCCGCTACGACATGGTGGGCGGCGGCCCCGGCATGCAGCGCATCTTCTCGCTCATCCAGCGCACCGCGCCCTCCGAGGGCCGGGTGCTCATCACCGGCGAGAACGGCACGGGCAAGGAGCTCATCGCTCGCGCGCTCCACCAGCACTCGCGGCGCAAGGCCGGGCCCTTCGTGAAGCTCAACTGCGCCGCGGTGCCCCACGAGCTCATCGAGAGCGAGCTGTTCGGCCACGAGAAGGGCGCCTTCACCGGCGCGGTGAGCGTGCGGCGCGGCAAGTTCGAGCTGGCCCACGAGGGCACGCTGTTCCTCGACGAGATTGGCGACATGCCCGCCGCCATGCAGGCCAAGCTGCTGCGCGTGCTCCAGGAGGGCGAGCTGGAGCGCGTGGGCGGCACGGAGACGCTCAAGGTGGACGTGCGCGTGCTCGCCGCCACGAACAAGAACCTGGAGAAGGAGATCGCCGCGGGGCACTTCCGCGAGGACCTCTACTACCGCATCAACGTGGTGCAGATTCACTCGCCCCCCCTGCGGGAGCGGCGCGAGGATCTGCCGGACCTCATCGACACGTTCCTCCAGGAGGCCTGCGCGCGCAACGGGCGCAAGCCGCTGCGGCTCTCCCCCGAGGCGCTCACCGTGATGGCCGCCTACCCCTACCCGGGCAACGTGCGGGAGCTGCGCAACCTGGTGGAGCGGCTGGCCATCCTCTGCGAGGGCCCCTCCGTCTCCGGCCCCGAGGCCCAGGAGCTGCTGCCCCGCGCCCACGGGCTCGCCGCGCCCCCGGCCGCCAGCGTCCCGGCGCTCCCTTCCGCCCCGGCCTCCGCCGGGCCCGCCCTGCCCCGGCCCGCCGAGCCTGCCGCCCCGGCCGGCTTCCGGCCCCGGGCGGACCGCACTTTCCGTGAACAGGTGGAGGATGCGGAGCGGGAGATCATCCTCCATGCGCTCGCGCACACGCAGGAGAACGTCACCGAGGCCGCGCGATTGCTGGACCTGGAGCGCGGCCACTTCTACAAGAAGATGAAGGCGCTGGGCCTGCGGCGGGGCGCCGCGGACAAGGAGCCCGCGGCGGGCCCTGGCGGGGAGTGAGCCCCGCGCACGCGCCACGAGGAGACACGGAATGCAGGGTCAGCGAGGGGTTGCCGCATGGACGCTCGTGCGGTTCGTCTTTGGGCTGTCGCTCGCGCTGGGGCACGGGCTGCCGAAGGTGACGGGCAACATGGCGGGCTTCGCCGAAGGGGTGGCGAAGCTCGGCTTCCCCTTCCCCACCTTCTTCGCCTGGTGCGCGGCGCTCTCGGAGCTCGTGGGCGGGCTGCTCGTGGCGGTGGGGCTCTTCACCCGGCCCGCGGCCCTGGTGGCGGCCTGCACCCTGGCGGTCGCGCTCTACCGCCACCGCGTGGACCCGTTCGGCACGCTGGAGAAGGCCCTGGTCTTCCTCACGGTGTTCCTGGCCGTGGTGCTGGCGGGCCCGGGCCCCTGGAGCCTGGACGCCAAGGTGCGGCGGCGGCTCTGAGCCCGCCTCAGGCGGCGACCCGCTCCACGCACGCGGGCAGGTCCTGCAGGGGCGAGTTCACCACGCGGGACACCTCGTAGGCCTCCAGGCTGTCCTCCTCGAAGGGCACCAGCAGCGGCTGCAGCACCGGGGGCTCCTGCGGCTCGGGGCGCAGCCACACCTCCTGGCCCTCGGGCGTCAGGAGCACCGGCATCCGGTCGTGGATGGGGGCCATCAGGGCATTGGGCCCCGTGGTGAGCAGCGTGCAGGAGCGCACCACCTCGCCCGTCTCGGGGGAGGTCCACTCCTCCCACAGCCCAGCCAGCGCCAGGGGCCGGCCGTCCTTGCGGCGGAAGTGGAAGGGCGTCTTGGGCTTGGTTGTCTGGCGCCACTCGAACCAGCCGTCGATGAGCGCCAGGCACCGGCGGCGCTTGAAGGCGGCGCGGAAGCTCGGCTTCTCGGCCACCGTCTCGCAGCGCGCGTTGATGAGCTTGTTGCCGATGGCGGCATCCTTCGCCCACGAGGGGATGAGCCCCCAGCGGTACGCGTCCAGCATCCGCTGGCCGTCGTTGGGCACCACCGCCATGAGCTGCGTGGGGGCCAGGTTGTAGCGGGGCCGCTCAATCGAGGCACGGACGCCCAGCAGGGCGAACTCCCGCGCGAGGTCCACGGCCGGCGTCTGCAGCGTCACACGTCCACACATGGCCCCAGTATCGCGCGCGCCGCGCGGCGGCACCAACTCCTGGCCCGCGCCGGGCCGCTCACTGCCCGAGCGGCAGCACCACCGTGGCCACCGCCCCCCCGCCCTCCCGCTGCCGCAGGGCAATGGAGCCGTTGTGGCGCCGGACAATCTCCCGGGACACGTAGAGCCCCACCCCCAGCCCGGAGATGTTCGCCACCTCCTGGCGCTCGCCCCGCTCGAAGCGCCCGAAGAGCTGCTCCTTGTCCTCCCCGCCCAGGCCGATGCCGCGGTCGGCCACCTCGAGCTCCGCCTCGCCCCCCGGCAAGGGCCGCACCCGCACCTCGATGGCGCCCCCCGCGGGGCTGTACTTGATGGCGTTGGCCACCAGGTTGTGGAGCACCTGCTCGATGCGCAT from Stigmatella erecta harbors:
- a CDS encoding methyl-accepting chemotaxis protein, which encodes MSERRARSRGSYSLRLIAPVPLATAVGVALSCHYAWLTLGDRLSGSFHLFVGLGMALCAAVTGTGVSLLLRRLRGLRILERGEVVASQERLARAMVEAASVADATFVKSILSWLLCSMLLGVVVGIVGGGGWSAGLGIVGLGVLFGPITSLLVHCLVTLRARQVMLWLTELGLSQQQVIAAMPRRAQIRGRLVLFTIISVVTPAVFCSRLASALADQAYERVLTSPLQLQAARAQALQMEAFTSGGLLCLLVFAMALTTAYLGGTLLGRPIRQLADEARRIADGDLAAPHLIPAEDEVWSVSAAFAMMRAHLADVLSQLQRAGAQISATTEEILATSGRYEAGASEQASSLDETSATTEELARSARQIAENAGSVSEIAHRTLAAAEAGQGSAEAFLASMGRMRNDNQAIASAVNRLNKRVQQIGKIVEFINGVADKSDLLALNAELEGTKAGEVGRGFSLVAAEMRRLAENVLESTKEIEGLIEEVREASRAAVAATDGGVRATETGTSLAQQVSESLKQIVELASQTSDAVRSISLATQQQQTGTDQLADTMADILRITQQSLNATKQVSTANGDLLVLALDLRAVVERFQIGQVPPRGDG
- a CDS encoding sigma-54-dependent transcriptional regulator — translated: MPASVLIVDDEKNILLTLSQSLQLAGYRTELASSGQVALDVVSARPVDAVLMDVKMPDMDGLTALARLQALKPELPVIMMSGHGTIDTAVKATQLGARDFLEKPLARDKLLVALRNALKHQAVMEELQELRAQMGRYDMVGGGPGMQRIFSLIQRTAPSEGRVLITGENGTGKELIARALHQHSRRKAGPFVKLNCAAVPHELIESELFGHEKGAFTGAVSVRRGKFELAHEGTLFLDEIGDMPAAMQAKLLRVLQEGELERVGGTETLKVDVRVLAATNKNLEKEIAAGHFREDLYYRINVVQIHSPPLRERREDLPDLIDTFLQEACARNGRKPLRLSPEALTVMAAYPYPGNVRELRNLVERLAILCEGPSVSGPEAQELLPRAHGLAAPPAASVPALPSAPASAGPALPRPAEPAAPAGFRPRADRTFREQVEDAEREIILHALAHTQENVTEAARLLDLERGHFYKKMKALGLRRGAADKEPAAGPGGE
- a CDS encoding hybrid sensor histidine kinase/response regulator; amino-acid sequence: MTTPRDRLLKKFRDLVEERLGRISAFILTLESGGDVETGRKVLRDLHGLKGEARMMGFDRINTLVHEMEELVRAIEPAQYAFSHESADALLKSSDAVIALSGMLASDSSPEVAKLVAVLRERTRIEQSRFLAVPPVPDASLPAAPPVAAAPAAPSRPQAPRTPTPPPVPVSAALMATPRTANGVRPGETRGGAGRKLWTPVPLPAGEGLPEPSSSASIAGAGPATHLVAETIPRMPDPSKPAPARATPQRSQDARADGSIRIDAQSLDLLTSAATNLSHVARRRELANARRLQLTRELTLLAREAEDLGPVGAALAARLGKAKELAAELHREAKLLANEELRDLGQAVEEVHRIRMLPLSVLFEPYPRVVRDLARELGKEVELVVDGEDTRADRAVVEALREPLLHLIRNALDHGLETRVDRVAAGKRPKGCLTLRATREGNRIVLRVEDDGMGLDPAMLRRVAVRRGFLDETAASALSDAAARDLVFLSGFSSREVATDLSGRGVGLDAVRSAVQGLGGDASVVSAVGVGTIFEVRVPVSLTVAPLLFVKVGQETLALSATHVSQALKLDLAQLGEVAGRPTLDVEGRVLPFAHLSSVLGLAPERSPSEGELVLVVRSQGATAALAVERVLEERVQAILPLRGLLGRFAHLAGATTLADGKLAMVVSAAYLTASAQGSVALRLPRAVARAPEAQRRRILVVDDSPLTRELISALLEAVGYDITTASDGVEALHILSHAPADLVVTDLEMPGLDGLELTRQLKSHETLNRLPVIILTTRGGEEDRQRGLAAGADGYITKGDLVRQDLVDVVKRLLG
- a CDS encoding chemotaxis protein CheW yields the protein MGLIEPEARQSYLVFACGSSWYAVPAESAAEVVTFPELTRVPGAPVHLLGVFAHRGEVIPVVDIGLLVGKGSQSTRRAVLVRLPRGTLALTASTVAGVSQVTGTLEPLGASGVHVHLRGPAKGAQRDVAVIEPEGLFDYLSQGA
- a CDS encoding methyl-accepting chemotaxis protein codes for the protein MTAEPGLKGLARWMTQPSWVSGGLGGVLVLVYGPLSSAIDAPAYWGPFLGMVAVAVALALALVTVLERRALKVLWALEQGRVPHQQQHLREALQEARSVPERCFWFTLQGWLGGVLLVAVLFPPLMGVAWKVGMRIALAGMSLAPLSALLVYLLVVRRSRKAAERIADEGLSALEFIAAVPPRRQKVRQRLVLFTAIAVLSPSIFILDLTIHRSVRVLDQMVRVQDPQAQVAVISQFRGEGGLAMGLLMALVILLVLSTAYAGGAVLAEPLQAITEDATRIARGDLRPPRVIPAEDEMWSASAAFVQMQAQLGQALAQMRRAGMQISSTTEQLVATSGEQETGADEQASSLNETSATTEELARSAQQIAGNAESVAGIAERTFAAAQGGQRNAAAFLTAMQRMKEDNQSIADAVVRLNKRVQQIGKVVEFINEIADKTDLLAVNAELEGTKAGEVGRGFSLVAAEMRRLAENVLRSTRTIEQLIEEIRDATHAAVMATEAGLKTTDAGTLLAAQVDESLSLILELARQTSHAVRSISLATQQQQTGTDQLAAAMGDILRVTEQNAAATKQMVAANSDLSSLARDLKLVVDRFHLAGREG
- a CDS encoding SOS response-associated peptidase; the encoded protein is MCGRVTLQTPAVDLAREFALLGVRASIERPRYNLAPTQLMAVVPNDGQRMLDAYRWGLIPSWAKDAAIGNKLINARCETVAEKPSFRAAFKRRRCLALIDGWFEWRQTTKPKTPFHFRRKDGRPLALAGLWEEWTSPETGEVVRSCTLLTTGPNALMAPIHDRMPVLLTPEGQEVWLRPEPQEPPVLQPLLVPFEEDSLEAYEVSRVVNSPLQDLPACVERVAA
- a CDS encoding OmpA family protein, producing the protein MRRISMVAGLALAVAVLSGCPKAYPNCDKDDQCQERGEVCVQGQCQECATDANCKEGFTCQANKCVPKPPECTTDTQCGSGRICEVGKCTDAQCKDDAQCPGGSKCERGRCQAPTNTCSANSDCGEGQECKGGQCVTAQAGACSWEPVRFGFNEFSLDSEAQGRLSALADCIKASSGRITLQGHADDRGTEEYNLQLSNRRAASVKRYLTDLGVPAGRLATVGYGETRPLTSASDEEAWAQNRRVEFQR
- a CDS encoding DoxX family protein: MQGQRGVAAWTLVRFVFGLSLALGHGLPKVTGNMAGFAEGVAKLGFPFPTFFAWCAALSELVGGLLVAVGLFTRPAALVAACTLAVALYRHRVDPFGTLEKALVFLTVFLAVVLAGPGPWSLDAKVRRRL
- a CDS encoding protein CrdC, translating into MLASRASGILLCHAGADRIAFLAQDVTSIDLPSALDGRSRAAGLAFGHRSDPVRVLLSRPGEGVGVDTLEIDTEPHLILGLPSLLGRAAGGSLLGFILARGLLWPLVSLVEFEHFLAGSSQEAA